In Phaseolus vulgaris cultivar G19833 chromosome 10, P. vulgaris v2.0, whole genome shotgun sequence, a single genomic region encodes these proteins:
- the LOC137818515 gene encoding serine acetyltransferase 5-like, translated as MPTGLTAAHAAVATDDEGWVWAQIKAEARRDAESEPALASYLYSTILSHSSLERSLSFHLGNKLCSSTLLSTLLYDLFLNAFSSDPSLRSAAVADLRAARERDPACVSYSHCLLNYKGFLACQAHRVAHLLWRQSRRPLALALHSRIADVFAVDIHPAARIGKGILFDHATGMVVGETAVIGNNVSILHHVTLGGTGKVGGDRHPKIGDGVLIGAGATILGNIKIGEGAKVGAGSVVLIDVPPQTTAVGNPARLVGGKETPSKHEDVPGESMDHTSFISEWSDYII; from the exons ATGCCCACGGGACTAACGGCGGCTCACGCCGCCGTTGCGACCGACGACGAGGGCTGGGTATGGGCGCAGATCAAGGCGGAGGCTCGCCGCGACGCCGAGTCGGAGCCGGCGCTGGCGAGCTACCTCTACTCGACGATCCTCTCGCACTCCTCGCTCGAGCGTTCTCTCTCGTTCCACCTCGGGAACAAGCTCTGTTCTTCTACGCTACTCTCCACTCTCCTCTACGACCTCTTCCTCAACGCATTCTCCTCCGATCCCTCCCTCCGCTCAGCAGCCGTCGCCGACCTCCGCGCCGCCCGCGAACGCGACCCTGCCTGCGTCTCGTACTCTCACTGTCTCCTCAATTACAAAGGCTTCCTCGCCTGCCAG GCGCACCGTGTGGCACACCTTTTGTGGCGGCAGTCGCGGCGGCCGTTGGCATTGGCTCTGCACTCTCGGATTGCTGATGTGTTTGCGGTGGATATTCACCCGGCGGCGAGGATTGGGAAGGGGATTTTGTTTGATCATGCCACTGGGATGGTGGTGGGGGAGACAGCGGTGATTGGGAACAATGTGTCGATTCTGCACCATGTTACGCTGGGCGGGACTGGCAAGGTTGGTGGTGACAGGCATCCCAAGATTGGGGACGGGGTGCTTATTGGTGCTGGTGCTACAATTCTGGGAAATATTAAGATTGGGGAAGGTGCAAAGGTTGGTGCTGGCTCGGTGGTTTTGATTGACGTGCCGCCACAGACCACTGCAGTTGGCAACCCAGCCAGGTTGGTTGGTGGGAAGGAGACACCTTCTAAGCATGAGGATGTGCCTGGGGAGTCCATGGACCATACTTCCTTTATCTCTGAGTGGTCAGATTATATCATTTGA